Proteins from a genomic interval of Vicinamibacteria bacterium:
- a CDS encoding ABC transporter ATP-binding protein, which produces MSRALSANALQYTYPGGKTPVLRGLSFEIEKGEVFGFLGPNGSGKSTTQKLLTRILTGYQGVVEVFGRDLREHDNTYYNWVGVCFEFPNLYGKLTAEENLDFYRRFFDGPTEDPRDVLRRLDLPVGDPRTVGHYSKGMRMRLVLARSLLNRPRLWFLDEPTTGQDPQHAVLIRKLIRERAEAGTTIFLTTHDMTVADELCDRVAFLVDGRIVALDSPRDLKLRHAQKLVRVEYRVGNEAQRRDFRLSDEREKKEFLSVVDRHPIETIHTLEPSLENVFLKLTGRSLD; this is translated from the coding sequence GTGTCGCGAGCCCTGTCGGCGAACGCCCTCCAATACACTTATCCTGGCGGCAAGACGCCAGTTCTTCGAGGTCTGAGCTTCGAGATCGAAAAGGGCGAGGTCTTCGGTTTTCTTGGGCCGAATGGCTCGGGCAAGAGTACGACGCAGAAACTCCTTACCCGAATCCTAACCGGCTATCAGGGGGTGGTCGAAGTCTTCGGCCGGGACCTTCGGGAGCACGACAACACCTATTACAACTGGGTCGGTGTTTGTTTCGAGTTTCCCAACCTCTACGGGAAGCTCACCGCCGAAGAGAACCTTGATTTTTATCGCCGCTTCTTCGATGGGCCCACGGAAGACCCTCGGGACGTGCTGAGACGGCTCGACTTGCCGGTGGGCGACCCGCGAACCGTGGGCCACTATTCGAAGGGGATGAGAATGCGTTTGGTTCTCGCGCGATCCCTTCTCAATCGTCCGCGGCTCTGGTTTCTCGACGAGCCCACCACGGGTCAGGACCCGCAGCACGCGGTGCTCATCCGCAAGCTCATCCGCGAGCGGGCGGAAGCGGGAACGACGATTTTCTTGACGACGCACGATATGACCGTGGCCGATGAGCTATGCGACCGCGTGGCTTTTCTCGTCGACGGTCGGATCGTGGCACTCGATTCTCCGCGGGATCTCAAGCTGCGCCACGCACAAAAGCTCGTCCGCGTCGAATATCGAGTGGGAAACGAGGCACAGAGGCGGGATTTTCGCCTTTCGGATGAACGGGAGAAGAAGGAGTTTCTCTCAGTCGTCGATCGTCATCCGATTGAGACGATCCACACTCTCGAGCCCTCTCTGGAAAACGTCTTCCTGAAGCTGACGGGCAGGAGCCTCGACTGA